Within Halonatronomonas betaini, the genomic segment TATTTAGCTGAATATGATGCCCTGCCAGGTATCGGCCATGGCTGTGGCCATAACATTTTAGGAACAGTTAGCACCGGGGCAGGGCTTGTCTTAAAGGATTTAATTGATGATACTGGAGGCAGAGTTATAGTTTTTGGAACTCCTGCAGAAGAATCCTATGCAGGTAAAGTAGAAATGGTCAATAAAGGTGCCTTTGATGATGTAGATGTGGCAATGCTGGTCCATGCTTCGTCCAATCATTATAAGAGTGGCAAATCCCTGGCTTTAAAGGCGATTAAATTTACTTACAGGGGTAAGACTTCACATGCCTCGGCAAGCCCTGAAGAGGGTATTAATGCTCTGGATGCGGCAATCAATACTTTTAATAATATAAATGCAATGAGAGAACACTTAAAAAAGGATGCCAGAATTCATGGGATTATTTCCAATGGAGGTGAGGCAGCCAATATAGTGCCAGATCTGGCAGCTGCAAATTTCTATATCCGGGCTGAAACAAAATCATATTTAAATCAACTGGAAGGGAAACTAATGAATGCTGCTAAAGGTGCTTCCCTTGCAGCTGGAACCTCATTGGAGACCAGTTATTATGAAACCCCCTGTTTAAATTTGATAACAAATCAGAAGTTATCTGAGACCTATATTAAAAATATAAGGAAGATGGGGGTTGATGAGATTTATGATAATGATGAGGCAACTGGCTCAACAGATGCTGGAGATGTCAGTCATGTCTGTCCGACGATTCAGCCATATTTTGCTATAACTGAAGATGAACTGACAGGCCATTCAAGAGAGTTTAGAGATGCGACTAAATCTGAATATGCATATCAGGAGATGAAGAAGGCGATTGGTGCTTTGGTCTTAACAGCACTTGATATTATTGAAGATCCAGGGCTTTTACAGGAAATCAAAAGGGAATTTGCAAATAGATATAAATAGGGGAGATTTTAATGGAAGTAATAATCTGGATAGGAATCTTTATCTGCCTGTCCCAGTCAGGTATATTATCCGGCCTTAATCTGGCTTTTTTTAATATAAGCAAATTAAAGCTGGAGCTTGAGGTAGAAAAGGATAATAAAAAAGCTAAAAAGATCCTGAAATTAAGGGATGATGCCAATTTTTTATTGGTAACTATATTATGGGGGAATGTGGCTGTAAATGTTCTTTTATCTCTCCTTTCAGGCTCTGTACTGGCTGGAGTTTTAGCATTTTTATTTTCTACAGTCGTTATAACGATTGTTGGTGAGATTATTCCTCAGGCTTATTTTTCTAGAAATGCCATTAAGATGGCGGCTAAATTATCTCCAGTTTTAAAATTTTATCAATTCATTCTTTTTCCAGTGGCCAAACCGACAGCCCTATTACTGGATCGCTGGCTTGGGAAAGAGGCTATAAGCTATTATCGTGAAGAGGATCTGCGGGAGTTGGTTAAGCTGCATATGCGGTCATCTGAGACCGAGATCCAGGAGATGGAGGGAAAAGGAGCTTTAAACTTTTTGGCGCTGGATGATTTACCGATTAAAAAAGAAGGGGAGCCTATCGAACCCAAGAGTATAATTCAGTTAGAATTTAAGGCTGGCAAACCTGTCTTTCCTGAGATTAAACCTGATGTTGAAGACCAATTCTTAAAAAGAGTTGAGTTGCCAGATACTAAATGGCTTATTCTTGTTGATCAGGACGGTGAGCCAAGGATGGCTTTAAACTCTGATGAATTTATTAGAGATGCTTTATTTAATAATAAAAGTTTTAATCCCTATCGCCACTGCCATCGTCCAATAATAGTAAGGGATGAAACTAAATCACTGGAGCAGGTAATCCCTAAATTAAAGGTAAACCCGGAGCATAGCCAGGATGATGTTGTTGATGAGGATATAATTCTGCTCTGGTCAGACCAGAAAAAGGTTATTACAGGTTCAGATATTCTTGGCCGACTTTTAAGAGGAATCGTTAAGAATCGGGCTATTTAATCTATCAGGATAAAGTAATTAACTTACTGGATAATCTGATAAAATTATGGTATACTTTAAAAAATTGAAATAGAGGTGATTTTTTATGGAAATATATACAAAAACCGGGGATAAAGGTGAAACCAGTCTTTATGATAATACCAGAGTGGCCAAGGACTCGATTAGAGTTGAAAGTTATGGGACTATTGATGAGTTGAATTCAACCCTGGGGATGGCCAGAACATTTATTTCAGATGAAGAAATTAGCAAGTATGTATTTAAAATTCAGCGCCAGCTCTTTGATGTTGCAGGGGAACTGGCAACTACAGATGGCACAACCTTTCCTGAAAAAATAGATAAGCCAGAGATAGAAGAACTTGAAGATATAATCGATAAATACCTTGCCAGAATGAATGAAGAAGAAAAATCTAGCTTTATAATCCCAGGGAGTAATCGGGCATCAGCCACTCTCCATCAGGCCAGAACAATCTGTCGGAGGGCTGAGAGAAGAATTGTAACCTTAAGCAGGGATGCCGAAATTAGAGAAGAGATACAGAAATATGTTAATCGACTTTCTGATGTAATTTATACACTGGCAAGATTTCTGGAGACAAGACTGGAATATGTAGAATTTAATAAAGATGAATAAGTAAAAAATGGCAGCCTCTCGGCTGCCATTATATTTATAGTGATTTAATTAAAATTTTAGCGTTTTAAATAACCTTTTAATTCTTTACTTCTTGTTGGGTGTCTTAGCTTTCTTAAAGCCTTGGCCTGTATCTGTCTGATTCTCTCTCTAGTTACCCCGAATTCAGTGCCAACTTCTTCAAGGGTTCTCTGTCTGCCATCTTCAAGGCCATATCTTAATTCGATAACCCGTTTTTCTCTATCAGTTAAAGTATCAAGAACATTATCCAGCTGATCCTTTAATAGCTCTGAAGAAGCTAAGAGATCTGGTGATGGAGAATCCTGGTCTTCAATAAAGTCCTTTAACTGGCTGTCATTTTCTTCTCCGATTGGTGTATCCAGTGAGGCAGGCTGCTGATTGATTGTTAGTTTTTTGACCTCCAGTACTTTTTCAGGCTCCATATCCATTTCTTCGCCGATCTCTTCTGGAGTCGGTTCTCTATCCAGTTCTTTATTCAGCCGTTTTTCTACCCGCTTTAATTTATTCATGGTTTCGACCATATGAACAGGTATTCTGATAGTTCTGGCCTGATCAGCCAGGGATCTGGTGATAGATTGTCTGATCCACCAGGTTGCATAGGTGCTGAATTTATATCCTTTGGTATAATCAAATTTTTCAACAGCTTTCATTAAACCTTTATTTCCTTCCTGAATTAGATCCAGGAATGACATACCCTGTCCAACATATTTCTTTGCAATACTAACAACAAGCCTTAGATTGGCTTCAGTTAACTCCTGTCTGGCCTGTTCATCGCCTGCTTCAATGCGCTGAGCCAGCTCAACTTCTTCCTCTTTAGTAAGGAGATCAACTTTCCCCATCTCTTTTAGATAAACACGGACTGGATCGTCGATACCTGCACCGGCAGGAATGGAAAGATCATATTCTTTTTCTTCGTTCTCTTCATTTTCTTCAATTTTATCATTAGATTGGGTTTCTTCTTTTTGACTCATAATAAATTCCTCCTTAATGCTGTTACCCAGCACAATTGTACATTATAAAATAAAAACCACTTAATGTCAAATGAAATTGATTAGCCAGATGATCAACGGAATACTAATTATACCAAAAAGAGTAGTTATAAATACAGCTTCAGATGCCATCTGATAATCGCCCTGATATCTGGCGGCAAAGATTACACTATTAGCAGCAATCGGCATTGCAGCCTGAATAACAATAATTCCAACCAGTATTTCTGGTATCGGTAAAAAACTTAGTGCCAGCAATAAAAGTACAGGAATAACTAATAATCTCAATAGACTTAGAAATACCAGTTTAGGCTTTAGGATAACTCTTTTGATATTGATTCCGAATAAAGAACTTCCAATAACCAGCATCGATAATGGGAAAGTCATATCTCCAACCATATCAACAGCCTCTGAAATAGGTCCAGGCAGATTAATGCCTGTTATAAATAAAATGAAACCAATTCCCAGGGCTATTACACCGTTATTTATTATATTCTGCAAGCGATCCGAATTCTCCTTCTTTCTAGCCGATAATAAATAAATTCCATAGGTCCAGATAACAATATTAAATGGTATCATTCCTAAAGAACCATAAAAGAGGCCGGTTTCAGGATAGACTGCTCCAATAATTGGTAGGCCCATATAACCGACATTAGAAAAAATAATTAGAAATTCAAAGGTTCTCTGTTTTTTGTCATCTGCTCTGATAAATCTTTTGAAGATATTAGCGGAAACGATTAATGCCAGGTAAACAAAAACCCAGCAGATAAATAGTATCTTTGTGTTTTCAATTAATTCAGGACTAATCTCGACTGTCATTGCCGAAATTATCAAAAAGGGTAATATGTAATCGATTAATAGATCAAATAAAAACTGCTGGCCCTTTCTGGTGATAACTTCTCTGGATCTTAAGAAATAACCGAAGAAAAGAATTAAGAATAAAGCAATAATCTGTTCTAATATTATCTGAAATGGCATAAAAAAACCTCCAAATTTTCAATTTATGCAGGAATCTAAAGCTTTATTGAGAAATAATAATTAGGAATGTATAGAAAAATACTTTTATTTTAAGGATTTGATAAAATGAATCTACCTTTAAGTAATATTAAAGAACTATATAAGGCGATAGAGACCAGGCAATCAAGGAGAAAATATAAGTCTAAACCGATCAGCCAGTCTCAGATTGAAACTCTTAGAGAAAAAGTTGAATTACTAAAGCAGGAAGTTCCTGCAGTTAAAATAATAATCAGGCCTGAAGGGTTTGAGCGTATCATGAAAAATATTTTTGGTTTTTATGGTTTGATCTCAGGTGCCTGGAGTTATGCGGTTATTCTGGCAGATCCCACAGATAAAAATTATCAAATTCAGGCCGGTTATGCAGGAGAACTCCTTGTTTTACAGGCAACCTCAATGGATATTGATACCTGCTGGATCGGTGGTTTCTATAATGCTGATAAAATCAAAGCAGAACTAGAGTTTCCTGATAATTATGAGATCATGTCTGTAATCTCTTTAGGAGAGGCCAGAGAAAAAAAGACTATTTCAGAAAAAATAATGAAAAAAGTAACTGGCAGTACAAAAAGAAAGAACCTTGCTGAGCTCTGTCATCCTGACTATATTGAGGACTGGCCTGATTGGATAAAGTCAGCTATAAAAGCGGCCAGGCAGGCACCTTCAGCAGTTAATCGGCAGCCCTGGCTATTTAAGGTGGAAGATAATAAATTAATTATACAGGCCAGCACAGAGGAAGCTAAAGGTGGGGTTTCACCATATCTTGACTGTGGTATTGCTTTATCCCACCTTGAATTAGGTGCCAGAAATGCCGACCAGGAAGTTGAGCTAAAAGAATTGGTTCCACCAGAAATTGCTGAAATAACTCCAGTATAAATCTAGAAAGGTGTTGATTTCATTGGATTTAGAACATGATATCCCTGAACCTGCAAATATCTCCCCTGAATATGATTCATGGAAGATAGCCTTTGCCTATCTTTTAATAGCCGGACTCTGGATAATGGTCTCAGACCAGCTGGTTGTCCTTTTATTTAATGATACTGATGCTATTTCCATGGTTCAGACCTATAAAGGTATTTTCTTTGTTTCTGTGACCTCATATTTACTATTTTACACTTTAAGAGAGAGAATTAAAAGCTATAAATTTTTAGCCATCAGATTATATGATAATTATAATGAATTAGAGAGCACCTATGAGGAACTGCTGGCAACTGAGGAGGAGCTGGAGGAGAAGATAGATGAATTAAATGAGGGGAAAGAGAAGATTTATCAGCAGGCCTATTATGATGATCTGACAGGCCTTCCTAATAAAAATATGCTCCATCAGAAAATAGAGGAGCTAATTTCAGGGGAATCCTCTAATAGAATTAATTATATTATGCTAGATCTTGATGAATTTAAAAAGATCAATGATTTTCATGGCCATGAATTTGGAGACCAGCTACTTATTCAGGTAAGGAAGGAATTGCTGGAAGTTTTACCTGAGAATTATCAGTTGTTCCATTTAGGGGGAGATGAGTTTGGAATTGTTTACAGGGAAAAGCAGGCAGTTGGAACAGGTATTGAACTGATTAATAATATTTTAGATATCTTTAAAGATTCTATAAATGTTGATGGCCATTATATTTTTTCTTCAGCCAGCCTGGGTTTTGCCAGCTATCCTGAGCAGGCAGATGATGGAGCTGAATTGATTAAAAATGGCGAGATAGCCATGTATAATGCCAAAGAGAAGGGGAAAAATAGTTATAAGTTCTATGAAAAAGAGATGGAGCAGAGGATCAAGGATTCATTGAAACTGGAGAGGGATTTAAGGCAGGCGATAAAGGATGAAGAATTTGAGCTGTTCTATCAGCCGCTCTTTGACCTGGAAAAAAATAAGGTTAAAACAGTTGAGGCTTTAATCCGCTGGAAGAAGCCAGGAGCAGGTTATGTATCTCCAGCTGAATTTCTTCCCTTTGCAGAAAAGACAGGTCTGATTACTGAGATTGGCCGCTGGGTATTTAAAGAGGCCTGCCGGCAAAAAAAGCAGTGGCTGGCCAGGGGTTATAATGGTTTTTCGATTGCAATTAATATCTCAGCTAAAGAGCTTGACGATGCTAAATTCTTTGACAGCCTGGTTAAAGAGATAAATAATAATAACTTAGATAGCAGTAATCTGGAGGTTGAGATTACAGAGAGCGATGTTATGGAAAATATGGATGAAAATATAAAAGTCCTGAAAGAACTCAGGGAATTAGGGGTTAAAGTTTCCCTTGATGATTTTGGGACCGGTTATTCATCTTTAACCTATTTGAGAAAGATGCCGATAGATAATATTAAAATAGACCGCTCTTTTATTGCCAATATCCTCTCAGATGGCAAGGAAAAGAGGATATTAAGCTCAATTATAGAATTATCCAGGGTTATCGGTTTAAATATTACTGTTGAAGGGATTGAAAATGAAGCCCAGCTGGAGTTTGTTAGAGATAAAGGCTGTGATCGGGCACAGGGTTACCTCCTGGCCAGGCCGGCTCCAGCAGAGGAACTAGAAAATTACCTGGAAGGTAATTAAATTATCTCCTGCTGGATTTTTAGCTCTTTAGTGGCAGATAGATCTATCTTTTCCTGCCATTTTTTGCTCTTATCAAGGATCCTGATATTAGGCCGGGACGGCTTATTTTTATTCTGGCTGACAACAACTGCTCTTCTGCCGTCATTGAGTTTAACTTTACAGCCATTGGGATAAAAGGGCATGATCGTAATAAATTTATCGACCAGTTCAGGGTCAAAATGAACTCCTCGCTCATTATAAATGAGGCTCAGGGTCTTATCTATTGGCCAGCGTTCTCGATAGATTCGATCGCTACTTAATGCATCATATACGTCTGCAATAGCTGTTATTCTAGGGAATAGGTGGATATCATCGGCTTCAATGCCTCTTGGATAGCCAGAGCCATCAAGTTTTTCATGATGACCTAAAACTATGGCCAGAGAGGTTGGGGTTATCTCTGAAAGATTTCTTAATCTTTCAAAACCGAGTCTTGGGTGCTCCTGAATAATATTGTATTCTTCTTCAGTTAATTTGCCAGGTTTTTTCAGGATCTCTTCAGGGATTCCTGATTTTCCAAGATCATGGCAGATAGAACCCAGGGCCAGCTTTTCAAGTTGTAATCTATTTAAGCCTATCTTATTGCCTAGAAGGACTGAAAGCACAGTTACATTTACTGAATGGGCGAAGGTATAATTGTCTTTATTTTTTATATCAATCATATTGATCATGATTTTATTATTGGCAAGGATTTCATCGATCATATCATTTACATAGGCCTTTAGATTTCTGATATCCTGATTATCTATTTCCTGATCGTCTAAAAGGTTGCTATATATCTGATTGGTTAGTCTGATGCCCTTCTCCCTGACCTGCTGGCTGACTGAATCCTTTAATTCAATATCATAAGAAAATTCATCTTTTATATAAAGATAATTTATACCAAGTTCATTGAATTTTTCTTTATATTGATTTAAGTTTTTCTGGCCGGCTGTTAAAAGACACTGGTTTTTATTGTAAATTGGTTTGGCCAGTTTCATATCATTCTCTAATTTATCGACCTTAACAAGTCTCATTATTAACACCTCAAAAGTTATCTAATTCTAATTTTTAATTATATCAGAATTTGTTATAATAATAAAATAGAATCTATAAAATGGAGGTGAAAGATAATGCCTGTATATTCTTATAAATGTAGAAAATGTGAACATAAATTCGAAAAGGAGATGACTATTAGCCAGAAAGAAGAAAATGAAGTGATAAATTGCCCAGAATGCAAAAGTGATAATATCTTTCAAACCTTCGATAGGGTCGGCCTTTTAGGAGGTTCTAAAAATTCTAGCTGTTCAGGAAGTTGTCCTGCAGATAGAAGTTGTTGTGATTAAAATGCCAGGGGGTGGCTAGATGTTCATAGAAATTTTCAGGACTTTAGTAGCAGAGAATACTCTTATATCAGTTATTAATTTTTTGCTAATGATAGCGGTAGGCTGGGGTGGAATCTTTTTATATAATAAATATATAAGCTGTAAGATTCATGATAGGGTATCGGCCAGGTGGCCAGATGTCGATAAATTTTTGCTGCAGATTGATAAAAGGCTTATCGCTTTAATTAAAATTTCGATTATCTATACAGCCTTTCAGCAATTATTTTTGCCGGATATTATTGAACAGGGAGTTTATCTTTTTGTTCTGATAGCAACAACTTTTCAATTTGTGATTTTTATTCAATTTGTGATTATTTATTTCTTTAAACAGTACCTGGCCAGACAGGAAGATACAGCTGACCAGGATAAACTTTTGACTATTACTGAAAGTTTCACCAAAATTGTAACCTGGATTATTGCAGTAGTTTTTATTCTTGATAACCTTAATATAAGGATATCCGGGCTTCTGGCCGGTTTAGGTGTTGGTGGTATTGCTCTCGGTATAGCTTCCCAGTCGATTTTTCAGGATATCTTTAGTTATTTTACGATCTTTATAGACAAGCCCTTTGAGATCGGTGATTATATTATGATTGGAGAGTTTAGAGGGGTGGTAGAATATATTGGAATAAAATCGACCAGGCTGAGAAGCCTAACAGGGGAACAGTTAGTCTTTTCTAATACTGATTTAACAAGTTCTAGAATTCATAACTTTCGCAGGATGCGGCGGAGGAGGATTAATTTTAAATTTGGGGTGACCTATGATACACCTCTGGAGCAATTAAAGGAGATTCCAGGGATTGTAAAGGAGATAATTGAAACTAAAAATAAGACGGAGTTTGATCGGGCTCATTTTCACGCCTATGGCGATTATTCACTGATTTATGAAGTGATTTTTTATGTTCAGGATAAGGATTATGCCACTTATATGGACATTCAGCAGGAGATAAATTTTGAGCTGAAAGAGATTTTCAAGGAGAAAAATATTAGTTTTGCCTTCCCGACCCAGACTATTAATCTAACTCAGGAAAATTTAGTGGTGCCAAAAAATAAGGAGGAATAGATATGAAAGGTTATAAAATAATTGATACCTATCCAGATTTTTTTGATCTCTGGCAGACTGCTGCCAAGGAGCCAGTTAAGATTCAGATTGAAAGGTGGAGGACAGATTATATCACTGACTGGCCAGAGATTAAAAACTGGCAGTTAGCTGGCTATGAAGATGATGCTGAATGGCGTGAATATGCCAGAGAG encodes:
- a CDS encoding M20 family metallopeptidase codes for the protein MELNILKEKIINIEEELITLNEFILDNPELGNQEYKASKAHTDLLGRYGFEIERPYLNMDTAFKAEYDSGKAGPTIAYLAEYDALPGIGHGCGHNILGTVSTGAGLVLKDLIDDTGGRVIVFGTPAEESYAGKVEMVNKGAFDDVDVAMLVHASSNHYKSGKSLALKAIKFTYRGKTSHASASPEEGINALDAAINTFNNINAMREHLKKDARIHGIISNGGEAANIVPDLAAANFYIRAETKSYLNQLEGKLMNAAKGASLAAGTSLETSYYETPCLNLITNQKLSETYIKNIRKMGVDEIYDNDEATGSTDAGDVSHVCPTIQPYFAITEDELTGHSREFRDATKSEYAYQEMKKAIGALVLTALDIIEDPGLLQEIKREFANRYK
- a CDS encoding DUF21 domain-containing protein; translation: MEVIIWIGIFICLSQSGILSGLNLAFFNISKLKLELEVEKDNKKAKKILKLRDDANFLLVTILWGNVAVNVLLSLLSGSVLAGVLAFLFSTVVITIVGEIIPQAYFSRNAIKMAAKLSPVLKFYQFILFPVAKPTALLLDRWLGKEAISYYREEDLRELVKLHMRSSETEIQEMEGKGALNFLALDDLPIKKEGEPIEPKSIIQLEFKAGKPVFPEIKPDVEDQFLKRVELPDTKWLILVDQDGEPRMALNSDEFIRDALFNNKSFNPYRHCHRPIIVRDETKSLEQVIPKLKVNPEHSQDDVVDEDIILLWSDQKKVITGSDILGRLLRGIVKNRAI
- a CDS encoding cob(I)yrinic acid a,c-diamide adenosyltransferase: MEIYTKTGDKGETSLYDNTRVAKDSIRVESYGTIDELNSTLGMARTFISDEEISKYVFKIQRQLFDVAGELATTDGTTFPEKIDKPEIEELEDIIDKYLARMNEEEKSSFIIPGSNRASATLHQARTICRRAERRIVTLSRDAEIREEIQKYVNRLSDVIYTLARFLETRLEYVEFNKDE
- the rpoD gene encoding RNA polymerase sigma factor RpoD, translated to MSQKEETQSNDKIEENEENEEKEYDLSIPAGAGIDDPVRVYLKEMGKVDLLTKEEEVELAQRIEAGDEQARQELTEANLRLVVSIAKKYVGQGMSFLDLIQEGNKGLMKAVEKFDYTKGYKFSTYATWWIRQSITRSLADQARTIRIPVHMVETMNKLKRVEKRLNKELDREPTPEEIGEEMDMEPEKVLEVKKLTINQQPASLDTPIGEENDSQLKDFIEDQDSPSPDLLASSELLKDQLDNVLDTLTDREKRVIELRYGLEDGRQRTLEEVGTEFGVTRERIRQIQAKALRKLRHPTRSKELKGYLKR
- a CDS encoding AEC family transporter; the encoded protein is MPFQIILEQIIALFLILFFGYFLRSREVITRKGQQFLFDLLIDYILPFLIISAMTVEISPELIENTKILFICWVFVYLALIVSANIFKRFIRADDKKQRTFEFLIIFSNVGYMGLPIIGAVYPETGLFYGSLGMIPFNIVIWTYGIYLLSARKKENSDRLQNIINNGVIALGIGFILFITGINLPGPISEAVDMVGDMTFPLSMLVIGSSLFGINIKRVILKPKLVFLSLLRLLVIPVLLLLALSFLPIPEILVGIIVIQAAMPIAANSVIFAARYQGDYQMASEAVFITTLFGIISIPLIIWLINFI
- a CDS encoding nitroreductase family protein, coding for MNLPLSNIKELYKAIETRQSRRKYKSKPISQSQIETLREKVELLKQEVPAVKIIIRPEGFERIMKNIFGFYGLISGAWSYAVILADPTDKNYQIQAGYAGELLVLQATSMDIDTCWIGGFYNADKIKAELEFPDNYEIMSVISLGEAREKKTISEKIMKKVTGSTKRKNLAELCHPDYIEDWPDWIKSAIKAARQAPSAVNRQPWLFKVEDNKLIIQASTEEAKGGVSPYLDCGIALSHLELGARNADQEVELKELVPPEIAEITPV
- a CDS encoding putative bifunctional diguanylate cyclase/phosphodiesterase yields the protein MDLEHDIPEPANISPEYDSWKIAFAYLLIAGLWIMVSDQLVVLLFNDTDAISMVQTYKGIFFVSVTSYLLFYTLRERIKSYKFLAIRLYDNYNELESTYEELLATEEELEEKIDELNEGKEKIYQQAYYDDLTGLPNKNMLHQKIEELISGESSNRINYIMLDLDEFKKINDFHGHEFGDQLLIQVRKELLEVLPENYQLFHLGGDEFGIVYREKQAVGTGIELINNILDIFKDSINVDGHYIFSSASLGFASYPEQADDGAELIKNGEIAMYNAKEKGKNSYKFYEKEMEQRIKDSLKLERDLRQAIKDEEFELFYQPLFDLEKNKVKTVEALIRWKKPGAGYVSPAEFLPFAEKTGLITEIGRWVFKEACRQKKQWLARGYNGFSIAINISAKELDDAKFFDSLVKEINNNNLDSSNLEVEITESDVMENMDENIKVLKELRELGVKVSLDDFGTGYSSLTYLRKMPIDNIKIDRSFIANILSDGKEKRILSSIIELSRVIGLNITVEGIENEAQLEFVRDKGCDRAQGYLLARPAPAEELENYLEGN
- a CDS encoding HD-GYP domain-containing protein — protein: MRLVKVDKLENDMKLAKPIYNKNQCLLTAGQKNLNQYKEKFNELGINYLYIKDEFSYDIELKDSVSQQVREKGIRLTNQIYSNLLDDQEIDNQDIRNLKAYVNDMIDEILANNKIMINMIDIKNKDNYTFAHSVNVTVLSVLLGNKIGLNRLQLEKLALGSICHDLGKSGIPEEILKKPGKLTEEEYNIIQEHPRLGFERLRNLSEITPTSLAIVLGHHEKLDGSGYPRGIEADDIHLFPRITAIADVYDALSSDRIYRERWPIDKTLSLIYNERGVHFDPELVDKFITIMPFYPNGCKVKLNDGRRAVVVSQNKNKPSRPNIRILDKSKKWQEKIDLSATKELKIQQEII
- a CDS encoding FmdB family zinc ribbon protein, whose product is MPVYSYKCRKCEHKFEKEMTISQKEENEVINCPECKSDNIFQTFDRVGLLGGSKNSSCSGSCPADRSCCD
- a CDS encoding mechanosensitive ion channel family protein, with amino-acid sequence MFIEIFRTLVAENTLISVINFLLMIAVGWGGIFLYNKYISCKIHDRVSARWPDVDKFLLQIDKRLIALIKISIIYTAFQQLFLPDIIEQGVYLFVLIATTFQFVIFIQFVIIYFFKQYLARQEDTADQDKLLTITESFTKIVTWIIAVVFILDNLNIRISGLLAGLGVGGIALGIASQSIFQDIFSYFTIFIDKPFEIGDYIMIGEFRGVVEYIGIKSTRLRSLTGEQLVFSNTDLTSSRIHNFRRMRRRRINFKFGVTYDTPLEQLKEIPGIVKEIIETKNKTEFDRAHFHAYGDYSLIYEVIFYVQDKDYATYMDIQQEINFELKEIFKEKNISFAFPTQTINLTQENLVVPKNKEE